Proteins from a single region of Bacteroidota bacterium:
- a CDS encoding BamA/TamA family outer membrane protein, whose product MRFFQNKFLFTFLLLALPFLSLHSQEILKVGKIEFIHKDTSSIEDNALADVIGINKVDVFTRSVLGEDIFKMEKFYFDNGYFETKVDTLVKYDLEEKEAFIQFIIKEGRHYRIDSLKYNGLEKISAEARASMDSIKSIRSKRYYNKVLIIQQTNRIVDLLQNMGYMNATVRQEQGTIVTKHDTSCTVDIYFENADTIFYFGKTKININDNKYGVDEKLMYKMIEYEEGDRYSKEVRLMTERNISKYAIVQSARAVVESIEGTKANFTININLTNRTEITPFITGQSIDNKFFFGGGAQYVNKYFWSGGKVLNLTASALVNTLDINRFEFSAGVTQPYAFNKRSTLTDKITLGLYNLEQFRNYYAGNSTILNYFISDHTFYNNASLELNEEIVRFKYYDKDSTLDLFNSVLSLTVTHDNTNDAFNPTKGLYHSVIVGSAGLIPKLVLNAFNWNLNYSQYLKAYTANRFYFQLGSKKRSPVLAAAFKVGSIFEYGSGDKLVPVQTIYKFFSGGGSSLRGWNAQENGMVDKPEDGGNFLLEGSFEMRKDLFPRSKGFLKNLGAVVFVDYGNIWNKASDFNFKEIALDIGAGIRYNLFIGPIRFDVGYKLYDPSKRELSKFAFHFGIGQAF is encoded by the coding sequence ATGAGATTTTTTCAAAACAAGTTTTTATTTACATTCCTTTTACTGGCACTTCCGTTTTTATCACTTCACTCACAGGAAATTTTAAAGGTCGGAAAAATAGAGTTCATTCATAAAGATACTTCTTCTATAGAAGATAATGCGCTTGCAGATGTAATAGGTATAAATAAAGTTGATGTATTTACGCGCAGTGTTCTTGGTGAAGATATTTTCAAAATGGAGAAATTTTATTTTGATAACGGATATTTTGAAACAAAGGTTGATACTCTTGTGAAGTATGACTTGGAAGAGAAAGAAGCATTTATACAATTTATTATCAAAGAAGGAAGACATTACAGAATTGATAGTCTGAAATATAACGGTCTTGAAAAAATATCTGCTGAAGCGAGGGCTTCTATGGATAGCATTAAATCTATAAGAAGTAAAAGATATTACAATAAAGTTTTAATTATCCAGCAGACAAACCGCATTGTTGATTTACTGCAGAATATGGGCTACATGAATGCCACAGTAAGGCAGGAGCAGGGGACTATCGTAACAAAACATGATACCTCCTGTACAGTGGATATTTATTTTGAGAATGCTGATACTATTTTTTATTTCGGGAAGACGAAAATAAATATTAACGATAACAAATATGGAGTAGATGAAAAACTGATGTATAAAATGATTGAATACGAAGAAGGTGACAGATACAGTAAGGAAGTAAGGCTTATGACTGAAAGAAATATTTCCAAGTATGCAATTGTACAAAGCGCAAGAGCTGTGGTGGAGAGTATAGAGGGTACTAAGGCGAATTTTACAATTAACATTAATCTGACCAACAGAACAGAGATAACACCTTTCATTACAGGGCAATCAATAGACAATAAATTTTTCTTTGGAGGCGGAGCACAGTATGTAAATAAATATTTCTGGAGCGGCGGTAAGGTATTGAATCTCACTGCAAGCGCACTGGTAAATACATTAGATATAAACCGTTTTGAATTTTCCGCAGGAGTAACACAGCCATATGCTTTCAATAAAAGGTCAACTCTTACAGATAAAATTACCTTGGGATTATATAATCTTGAACAGTTTAGAAATTATTATGCAGGTAACTCAACAATACTTAATTATTTTATTTCAGACCATACATTTTATAACAACGCTTCATTAGAATTAAACGAGGAAATTGTCCGCTTTAAATATTACGATAAGGATTCTACTCTGGATCTTTTTAATTCAGTCCTCAGTCTTACGGTAACACATGATAATACTAATGATGCATTTAACCCGACAAAGGGGCTATATCATTCGGTTATAGTTGGAAGCGCGGGATTAATACCCAAATTAGTTTTGAATGCCTTCAACTGGAATTTAAATTATTCACAATATTTGAAAGCATATACCGCTAACAGATTTTATTTTCAGCTGGGTTCAAAGAAAAGAAGTCCTGTGCTTGCAGCTGCTTTTAAAGTCGGGAGTATTTTTGAATACGGTTCGGGAGATAAATTGGTGCCTGTTCAGACAATCTATAAATTTTTCAGCGGAGGGGGAAGCAGCTTACGAGGATGGAATGCACAGGAAAACGGAATGGTAGATAAACCCGAAGATGGCGGAAATTTTTTATTGGAAGGTAGTTTTGAAATGAGAAAAGATCTGTTCCCACGTTCAAAAGGTTTTCTGAAAAATCTGGGCGCAGTTGTATTTGTGGATTACGGTAACATCTGGAACAAAGCTTCTGATTTTAATTTCAAAGAAATTGCACTGGATATAGGTGCGGGTATAAGATATAATTTATTTATCGGACCGATAAGATTTGATGTGGGGTATAAACTATATGACCCATCGAAAAGAGAATTATCTAAATTCGCTTTTCATTTCGGGATAGGTCAGGCGTTTTAA
- a CDS encoding 3'-phosphoesterase produces MSLTKYNKKRDFKKTKEPSGAKKAKAKSDKKQLIFTVQKHSASHLHYDFRLELDGVLKSWAVPKGPSLDPSVRRLAMMVEDHPFDYKDFEGIIPKGNYGAGQVIVWDNGYYIPVGGSDDKEENEKIMNKMLKKGDVKFALLGKKLKGEFALVNMRKDDNSWLMIKHKDEYASKEDLTKKDVSVLSKQTIESLKKAQAKEEGVEYDEESEKKKSGGKKSAPKKQPKLKLLKPKEEKKSTAKKTTKEKSLKKTSK; encoded by the coding sequence ATGAGCTTAACAAAATATAATAAGAAGAGAGATTTCAAAAAGACAAAGGAGCCTTCAGGGGCAAAGAAGGCTAAAGCTAAGTCAGATAAGAAGCAGCTGATATTTACTGTACAGAAACATTCGGCATCGCATCTTCATTATGATTTTCGATTGGAGCTTGACGGGGTGTTAAAGAGCTGGGCGGTGCCTAAAGGACCATCGCTTGACCCAAGTGTAAGAAGACTGGCAATGATGGTTGAAGACCATCCTTTTGATTACAAAGATTTCGAAGGAATTATTCCTAAAGGAAATTATGGAGCAGGGCAGGTGATTGTATGGGATAACGGATATTACATTCCGGTAGGAGGAAGCGATGATAAAGAAGAAAATGAAAAGATTATGAACAAAATGTTAAAAAAAGGTGATGTGAAATTTGCGCTGCTGGGAAAAAAACTGAAAGGGGAATTTGCATTGGTGAACATGCGTAAGGATGATAACTCATGGCTTATGATAAAGCATAAGGACGAATACGCAAGTAAAGAAGACTTAACCAAGAAAGATGTTTCTGTGCTTTCAAAGCAGACAATTGAAAGTTTAAAGAAAGCTCAGGCGAAGGAAGAGGGTGTTGAGTATGATGAAGAATCAGAAAAGAAAAAATCCGGAGGGAAAAAATCAGCACCGAAGAAACAGCCAAAGCTGAAATTATTGAAACCAAAGGAAGAAAAAAAATCTACTGCGAAAAAAACTACTAAAGAGAAATCATTAAAGAAAACGAGTAAATGA
- a CDS encoding Ku protein, with translation MKSIWKGSISFGLVNIPVKMYSGTQSHNLDLDMLRKSDHCQVRFARVCRDDGKEIPYEDIVKGYEYKEGDYVILTDKDFESANVEKTHTIDIVHFVDEKGVDTVYYEKPYFLEPEKSGTKPYALLIEAIKKTKKVGIGRFVLKNREHIGVVRVYNDILIFNQIRFQDELRSPKDLKIPDNTKVSAKEVELAESLIKQLNYKFNPKDYKDTYISELKKIIEQKAKGKKITPKGKAPKNTTSKNLMTLLKKSVSRKAA, from the coding sequence ATGAAATCTATTTGGAAAGGTTCAATCAGTTTCGGTCTGGTAAATATTCCTGTGAAGATGTACTCAGGAACACAGAGCCATAATCTTGACTTGGACATGTTAAGAAAATCAGACCATTGTCAGGTGAGATTTGCGCGCGTTTGCAGAGACGATGGGAAGGAAATTCCCTATGAAGATATCGTAAAAGGTTATGAATATAAGGAAGGCGATTATGTTATCCTTACCGATAAAGATTTTGAAAGTGCAAACGTTGAGAAAACCCATACGATTGATATAGTTCACTTCGTGGATGAAAAAGGTGTCGATACGGTGTATTATGAAAAGCCGTATTTCCTCGAGCCGGAAAAATCAGGTACAAAACCTTATGCTTTATTGATAGAGGCGATTAAGAAAACCAAGAAGGTTGGCATAGGAAGATTTGTTTTGAAGAACAGGGAGCATATAGGAGTTGTGCGAGTTTACAATGATATTCTAATATTTAATCAGATAAGATTTCAGGATGAACTGCGAAGCCCGAAAGATTTAAAAATTCCTGATAACACAAAAGTCTCTGCAAAAGAAGTTGAACTGGCAGAGTCACTGATAAAGCAATTGAATTACAAATTTAATCCAAAGGATTACAAAGATACTTACATCAGTGAACTGAAAAAAATAATTGAGCAGAAAGCGAAAGGAAAGAAAATAACTCCTAAGGGCAAAGCACCTAAGAATACTACATCTAAAAACTTAATGACGCTGTTAAAGAAAAGCGTTTCAAGAAAAGCAGCATGA
- a CDS encoding T9SS type A sorting domain-containing protein has product MKKKFIIRNLLFFSVIFSFLFLISNENSNNISITKGSEKTLRALNKQKKETLKSEINEDESDEFENEHSENDNDKPAYDQPDGALQYEVKYTKDPVTKTVPKERLVRAYEYAKQLEARNDNPLSITWNERGPNNIGGRTRAILVDLNDVSRNTIFAAGVGGGLWKTTNIQAVTPTWTAIDDFFANIAITTLAQNPLNPQEIYFGTGEGWFNVDAIRGMGIWKSTNGGATFTQLASTTDITKFGTVQKISINPKNGDVYAATRGRSGFEIGPGGVSDHSGGIFRSTDGGATFVQVLGEGNGSVAYRAADVEVNANGTVYASMGIFQTDGIYKSYTGNPGSFTLLNTALSGFPATGFYRLELAMAPSDTNTFYVVAQNAAPVGAPAGFTQYGILGIYKSVNGGTLFTTCALPVDNDPLIGTDYTRGQAWYDLICAVDPNNANILWVGGIDLFQSTTGGAAWVQQTHWTGSYGHQYVHADQHQILFSPGSSTIMYFGNDGGIWRCADATALTPTIKDKNLGYNVTQYYGCAMHPGANVSEFLAGAQDNGSHKFSNSGINSVVEVSGGDGANCHIDQLDPTFQFTAYVFNSYFASTDGGNSFTQADLNSNGQFINPTDYDANTKKMYCADTPGTYLRWEDPTIAGTTNTIVTVSGMDAMVSSVTVSPNVANRVYFGTENGKLIYVNNANTGASVTGVNISTGLPNGTISCVTVQTGNENHIIITYSNYGVNSVWETTNGGTSWTSVEGNLPDMPVWWVIFSPLSNNKALLATEVGVWTTDSLLGTSTVWGPSNTGLANVKTTMLQYRTSDNLVIAATHGRGLFSTDAFSTPRVGFGVQRKVTYADINIQFSDDSYQASSWSWDFGDGGTSSAQNPVHSYSLPGTYTISLTINGNLTATKTNYITVLPKKGTPFVTTDTSWTGSFDRNPTDFANETESGTAWERGNSVIANKNGTHSGSFAWVTGLNEANYSNGSVSYLYTPEFNMLGGGTYTFKFWAKFSCETGWDGFRVESTTNGGATWTAVGTVGLTWYNYINPALATVFPAGEPYFTGPQPNYTQYSTDVSGLSGNDRVAFRFNFRTDPNTSDIGVAIDDFELDGPPNVPLPVELSNFTATVDAKKVNLNWSTVTEINNKGFYIERKLKTSNEWSTAGFVNGNGTSILAHTYSFIDNGLNSGTYSYKLKQEDFNGNFAYHNLTSDVIVGVPKKYAISQNYPNPFNPTTKIDFELPFDSRVTIKIYDMSGREVAMLLNDETKTAGYYTSLFNANVLSSGVYFYMIKAEGNGNKFVSTKKMVLLK; this is encoded by the coding sequence ATGAAGAAAAAATTCATAATTAGAAATTTACTCTTCTTCTCAGTTATTTTTTCATTCCTGTTTTTAATTTCCAATGAAAATTCAAATAACATCAGCATAACAAAAGGAAGCGAAAAGACTTTAAGAGCTTTAAATAAGCAAAAGAAGGAAACCCTTAAGTCTGAAATTAATGAAGATGAGTCTGATGAATTTGAAAACGAACATTCTGAAAACGATAACGATAAACCGGCTTACGACCAGCCCGACGGAGCATTACAATATGAAGTTAAATATACAAAAGACCCCGTGACAAAGACAGTCCCCAAAGAAAGATTAGTCCGCGCATATGAATACGCAAAGCAATTGGAAGCACGCAACGATAATCCTCTTTCAATTACTTGGAATGAACGCGGACCGAATAACATCGGAGGAAGAACACGCGCAATACTTGTTGACCTTAACGATGTTTCACGCAACACAATTTTTGCTGCAGGAGTGGGCGGAGGATTATGGAAGACAACAAACATACAGGCCGTTACTCCAACATGGACTGCAATAGACGATTTTTTTGCTAACATAGCAATAACAACTCTGGCACAAAATCCTCTGAACCCCCAGGAAATTTATTTCGGAACAGGAGAAGGATGGTTTAACGTAGATGCAATTCGCGGAATGGGAATTTGGAAATCAACAAACGGCGGAGCAACATTTACTCAACTTGCTTCAACAACTGATATTACAAAATTCGGAACAGTGCAGAAAATTTCTATCAATCCAAAGAACGGAGATGTATATGCTGCAACACGCGGACGCTCAGGATTTGAAATTGGTCCCGGCGGAGTGTCAGATCACAGCGGAGGAATTTTCCGCTCTACAGATGGCGGAGCAACATTTGTTCAGGTTCTCGGTGAAGGCAACGGCTCAGTTGCATACAGAGCAGCCGATGTTGAAGTAAACGCAAACGGAACGGTCTATGCATCTATGGGAATATTTCAGACAGACGGAATTTATAAATCATATACGGGAAATCCCGGAAGCTTTACATTACTGAACACGGCTTTAAGCGGATTTCCTGCAACAGGATTTTACAGACTTGAACTTGCAATGGCACCAAGCGATACAAATACTTTTTATGTAGTTGCGCAGAACGCTGCACCTGTCGGCGCTCCTGCAGGGTTTACTCAATACGGAATTTTAGGAATATATAAATCAGTCAACGGCGGAACATTATTTACCACTTGTGCTCTACCTGTAGATAATGACCCACTTATAGGAACAGACTATACAAGAGGTCAGGCTTGGTATGATTTGATATGCGCAGTTGATCCGAACAATGCAAACATATTATGGGTCGGCGGAATTGATTTGTTTCAATCAACAACAGGCGGCGCTGCATGGGTACAGCAGACTCACTGGACGGGAAGTTATGGTCATCAGTATGTTCATGCAGACCAGCATCAGATTTTATTCTCACCGGGAAGCTCAACGATTATGTATTTCGGAAATGACGGAGGTATATGGAGATGCGCCGATGCAACAGCTTTAACACCAACTATAAAAGACAAAAACTTAGGATACAACGTTACTCAATATTACGGATGCGCAATGCATCCCGGAGCAAATGTGAGTGAGTTCCTTGCAGGCGCCCAAGATAACGGCTCGCATAAATTTTCAAACTCAGGAATAAATTCAGTGGTAGAAGTTTCAGGCGGAGACGGAGCAAACTGTCACATCGACCAGCTTGACCCAACATTTCAGTTTACAGCCTATGTATTTAATTCTTACTTTGCTTCAACTGACGGCGGAAATTCTTTTACGCAGGCTGATTTAAATTCAAACGGACAGTTTATAAATCCAACCGACTATGATGCTAACACAAAGAAGATGTATTGCGCCGATACTCCCGGAACATATCTTAGATGGGAAGACCCTACAATTGCAGGAACTACAAATACAATCGTTACAGTGAGCGGAATGGATGCAATGGTTTCATCGGTAACGGTTTCGCCAAACGTTGCTAACAGAGTTTACTTCGGAACTGAGAACGGAAAATTAATTTACGTTAATAATGCCAACACAGGCGCATCTGTAACAGGTGTAAATATTTCAACGGGCTTGCCTAATGGAACTATTTCCTGCGTAACAGTGCAGACCGGAAATGAAAATCATATTATAATCACATATTCAAATTACGGCGTGAACAGCGTATGGGAAACCACTAACGGCGGAACAAGCTGGACTTCTGTAGAGGGAAATCTTCCTGATATGCCTGTATGGTGGGTGATATTTTCTCCTCTGAGCAATAATAAAGCATTGCTTGCAACTGAAGTGGGAGTATGGACAACGGATTCTTTACTGGGAACTTCCACAGTTTGGGGACCATCGAATACAGGACTTGCAAATGTAAAGACAACTATGCTTCAATACAGAACTTCTGATAACTTAGTTATAGCTGCTACACACGGAAGAGGATTATTTTCAACAGATGCATTCTCAACTCCAAGAGTTGGATTTGGTGTTCAAAGAAAAGTTACCTATGCAGATATAAATATTCAGTTCAGCGATGACTCATATCAGGCAAGTTCATGGTCATGGGATTTCGGTGATGGCGGAACATCATCAGCGCAAAATCCTGTGCACTCATATTCTTTACCGGGTACATATACAATATCGTTAACGATAAACGGAAATTTAACTGCTACCAAGACAAACTATATAACGGTTCTTCCGAAGAAGGGGACTCCGTTCGTAACGACTGATACATCATGGACAGGAAGCTTCGATAGAAATCCAACTGACTTTGCAAACGAAACAGAAAGCGGAACTGCATGGGAAAGAGGTAACTCAGTAATTGCAAATAAGAATGGAACACACAGCGGTTCATTTGCCTGGGTAACGGGACTGAACGAAGCGAATTATTCAAACGGTTCAGTTTCTTATTTATACACACCTGAATTCAATATGCTTGGCGGCGGAACATATACATTTAAATTCTGGGCGAAGTTTTCATGCGAAACAGGCTGGGATGGATTCAGAGTTGAATCAACGACTAACGGAGGCGCAACATGGACTGCAGTTGGGACAGTTGGTCTAACGTGGTATAATTATATAAATCCTGCGCTTGCAACAGTATTCCCTGCAGGTGAACCATATTTCACCGGACCTCAGCCGAACTATACACAGTACTCAACCGATGTTTCAGGATTATCCGGGAATGACAGAGTGGCGTTCAGATTTAATTTCCGAACTGACCCGAACACATCTGATATTGGAGTAGCGATTGATGATTTTGAATTAGATGGTCCTCCAAACGTACCATTACCTGTAGAGCTTTCAAACTTTACAGCGACAGTTGATGCCAAGAAAGTAAATCTTAACTGGTCAACGGTTACTGAGATAAACAATAAGGGATTTTATATAGAGAGAAAACTGAAGACGAGCAACGAATGGAGCACAGCCGGATTTGTAAACGGAAACGGAACAAGCATTCTTGCGCACACATATTCATTCATTGATAACGGTCTGAACTCAGGTACATATTCGTACAAACTGAAGCAGGAAGATTTTAACGGTAACTTTGCATATCACAATTTGACAAGTGATGTTATAGTTGGTGTTCCGAAGAAGTATGCAATCAGCCAGAACTATCCGAATCCTTTCAATCCTACAACGAAGATTGATTTTGAATTACCGTTCGATAGCCGGGTTACAATAAAAATATATGATATGTCTGGTAGAGAAGTTGCAATGCTATTGAATGATGAAACTAAGACTGCCGGATATTATACTTCGTTATTCAATGCAAATGTTTTATCGAGCGGAGTTTATTTCTACATGATAAAAGCTGAAGGAAACGGAAATAAATTTGTATCGACTAAAAAGATGGTATTGCTGAAGTAA
- a CDS encoding FAD-dependent oxidoreductase, with the protein MEPTNSIWKSTVRTRDFTPVTSDISTEVCIIGGGITGLLTGYFLSKEGKQVVIIDDGKIGDGETCRTTAHITNVIDDRYYEIERIHGKENAKLAAESQTAAINAIEEIINHEKIDCDFKRVNGYLLFKPDEDADELQKEYEACVRAGLQIEIAETSPLESFNYPCLKFPNQAEFHPLKFLNGLCEVILKYGGKIYTNSHAEGIEENDEGAKITLANKSVITAKNVVTATNSPISDYLAIHTKQAPYRTYVIGYTIPENYIAEGLYWDDADPYHYIRRYHDGEDEILIVGGEDHKTGQEDNPEERFQCLDEWAYQHFSQLKQMKYKWSGQVMEPVDGLSFIGKDPENEKHCYIATGDSGMGMTHAAYAGILLKDMICGYKNPWEELYNPKRKSLWSADEFIKEGVNVVAQFVDYITPGDESNVKDIKNGEGALIRDGLSKIAVYRDESGTLHKFSAVCPHLKCIVQWNSSEKSWDCPCHGSRFDKMGNVINGPALSNLEKIK; encoded by the coding sequence ATGGAACCGACAAATTCAATCTGGAAGTCAACAGTTAGGACGAGGGATTTTACACCTGTAACGAGTGATATCAGCACGGAAGTCTGCATCATCGGCGGCGGCATTACAGGACTTTTAACCGGCTACTTTTTAAGCAAAGAAGGTAAGCAGGTTGTAATAATTGATGATGGCAAAATCGGTGACGGTGAGACGTGCAGAACAACTGCTCACATAACTAATGTTATTGATGACAGATATTATGAAATAGAAAGAATTCATGGCAAGGAAAATGCAAAGCTTGCTGCAGAGAGCCAGACTGCTGCAATAAATGCAATTGAAGAAATTATTAATCATGAAAAAATCGACTGCGATTTTAAAAGAGTTAACGGATATCTTTTATTCAAGCCTGATGAAGATGCAGATGAACTTCAGAAGGAATATGAAGCATGCGTGAGAGCAGGACTGCAAATTGAGATAGCAGAGACTTCTCCTCTGGAATCATTTAATTATCCGTGTTTAAAATTTCCGAATCAGGCAGAGTTTCATCCGCTAAAATTTTTGAACGGATTATGTGAAGTTATTTTAAAGTACGGAGGAAAAATTTATACGAACTCACATGCAGAAGGAATAGAAGAAAACGATGAGGGAGCAAAAATAACGCTTGCGAACAAATCGGTAATTACTGCTAAGAATGTTGTTACTGCAACAAACAGTCCTATCAGTGATTATCTTGCAATACATACAAAGCAGGCTCCGTACAGAACTTATGTAATCGGTTACACAATTCCTGAAAATTATATCGCGGAAGGTTTGTACTGGGATGATGCCGACCCGTATCATTATATAAGAAGATATCACGACGGTGAAGATGAGATTTTAATTGTCGGCGGTGAAGACCATAAGACAGGACAGGAAGATAATCCCGAAGAAAGATTTCAGTGCCTTGATGAATGGGCTTATCAGCATTTCAGTCAGTTAAAGCAAATGAAATATAAGTGGTCGGGACAGGTTATGGAGCCTGTTGACGGACTGAGTTTCATAGGTAAAGATCCCGAAAATGAAAAACATTGTTACATAGCCACGGGTGACTCAGGAATGGGAATGACACACGCCGCTTATGCAGGAATTTTACTTAAGGACATGATTTGCGGATATAAAAATCCATGGGAAGAATTATACAATCCGAAAAGAAAAAGTTTATGGTCGGCCGATGAATTTATAAAAGAAGGCGTGAATGTTGTAGCTCAGTTTGTTGATTACATAACTCCGGGTGATGAAAGTAATGTTAAAGATATAAAGAACGGAGAAGGCGCATTGATTCGTGACGGCTTAAGTAAAATTGCAGTGTACAGGGATGAGAGCGGAACGCTTCATAAATTTTCTGCAGTGTGTCCTCACTTAAAATGTATTGTTCAGTGGAATTCATCAGAGAAAAGTTGGGACTGCCCGTGCCATGGTTCGCGATTTGATAAGATGGGAAATGTTATAAATGGTCCCGCGTTAAGTAATCTTGAAAAAATTAAATAA